In a genomic window of Glycine max cultivar Williams 82 chromosome 13, Glycine_max_v4.0, whole genome shotgun sequence:
- the GA2OX7 gene encoding gibberellin 2-beta-dioxygenase 1, whose amino-acid sequence MVLLSKATTEQYSYIKNYMPTAFSSTIPIVDLSKPDAKTLIVKACEEFGFFKVINHGVPIEAISQLESEAFKFFSMPLNEKEKAGPPKPFGYGSKKIGHNGDVGWVEYLLLNTNQEHNFSFYGKNAEKFRCLLNSYMSSVRKMACEILELMAEGLKIQQKNVFSKLLMDKQSDSVFRVNHYPACPELAVNGQNLIGFGEHTDPQIISLLRSNNTSGLQIFLRDGNWISVPPDHKSFFINVGDSLQVMTNGRFRSVRHRVLANGFKSRLSMIYFGGPPLSEKIAPLPSLMKGKESLYKEFTWFEYKNSTYGSRLADNRLGHFERIVA is encoded by the exons ATGGTGTTGCTGTCCAAAGCAACAACAGAACAATACTCCTACATCAAGAACTACATGCCAACTGCATTCTCCTCAACAATTCCCATAGTGGACCTCTCCAAACCCGATGCAAAGACCCTCATAGTGAAGGCTTGTGAGGAGTTTGGATTCTTCAAAGTCATCAACCATGGTGTTCCCATTGAAGCTATATCCCAATTGGAATCCGAAGCCTTCAAGTTCTTCTCTATGCCACTCAATGAGAAGGAAAAAGCAGGGCCTCCCAAACCATTTGGGTATGGTAGCAAGAAAATTGGACACAATGGGGATGTTGGTTGGGTTGAGTACCTTCTTCTCAACACCAATCAAGAACACAACTTCTCTTTTTATGGCAAAAATGCTGAAAAATTTAG GTGTCTATTAAACAGTTACATGTCTTCTGTGAGAAAAATGGCATGCGAGATTCTTGAGTTGATGGCAGAAGGATTGAAGATTCAGCAAAAGAATGTGTTTAGCAAGCTTCTGATGGATAAACAGAGTGACTCTGTTTTCAGGGTGAATCACTACCCTGCTTGTCCTGAACTTGCCGTGAATGGTCAGAACTTGATTGGGTTCGGAGAACATACAGACCCACAAATCATTTCTTTACTTAGGTCCAACAACACTTCAGGCCTTCAGATTTTTCTTAGAGATGGAAACTGGATTTCAGTCCCACCTGATCACAAATCTTTCTTCATAAATGTTGGTGATTCTCTTCAG GTTATGACCAATGGAAGATTTCGGAGTGTGAGACATAGAGTTTTGGCAAATGGATTTAAGTCTAGGCTCTCAATGATTTACTTTGGAGGTCCACCTTTGAGTGAAAAAATAGCGCCATTACCTTCTCTcatgaaaggaaaagaaagctTATATAAAGAATTTACGTGGTTTGAGTACAAGAATTCAACCTATGGTTCAAGATTGGCTGATAATAGGCTTGGACATTTTGAGAGAATTGTTGCTTGA